The following proteins are co-located in the Vanessa cardui chromosome 15, ilVanCard2.1, whole genome shotgun sequence genome:
- the LOC124535573 gene encoding NEDD8-activating enzyme E1 regulatory subunit — translation MASPSPKSPEQSEKNKQYDRQLRLWGDHGQAALENGHICLINASALGTEILKSIVLPGVGAITIVDHNIVSDEDIGSNFFLECSSKGLNRGSETLRLLLELNPAVQGHAVYEPAEQILRDNPDFFKSFSVVIATCIGEKTIQDLAQHLWDLNIPFILCRSVGFLGSFRIQMNEHTIIETHPENEQIDLRLDVPFPVLAEYLDAFNIDTVDLKDHGHIPWIVILYKAVQKWQTTNQNRWPMSRKEKNEIKDIIQDFFRKDENGMPIEEENFNEALRAVNTALVPTFLPVKIQDLIYSSSAINLTKESSPFWIMCSALKAFVEAEGKGKLPLRGVLPDMTTSTDHYVKLQSMYRAQAAMEAEIIYRKVQEIVAQLHCDSISEADVKLFCRHAHDLHLMKGSNIAEEYRLGNAIASYIARYLEEPDVMMVHYILLRSAEKFQSEHCRAPGEWEPEGDIAKLKTCVTKLLSDISCTPFPKDDHIHEMCRYGGAEIHSVSAFLGGCIAHEAIKIVTKQYKPVNNTFIYDGASTNTATFTF, via the coding sequence ATGGCTTCTCCGTCTCCTAAATCACCAGaacaaagtgaaaaaaataagcaGTATGACCGGCAATTAAGACTTTGGGGAGACCATGGGCAAGCTGCACTGGAAAATGgacatatatgtttaataaatgctTCTGCGTTAGGTAcggaaatattaaaatcgattgTTTTACCTGGTGTAGGAGCAATTACGATAGTTGATCACAACATAGTAAGTGATGAAGATATTGGGAGTAACTTTTTTTTGGAATGTTCTAGCAAAGGTCTTAATAGGGGTTCTGAAACTCTGAGGcttttattagaattaaatcCTGCTGTGCAGGGGCATGCTGTTTATGAACCAGCAGAACAAATACTGCGCGATAAccctgatttttttaaatctttcagTGTTGTCATTGCTACATGCATTGGAGAAAAAACCATTCAAGATCTAGCACAGCATTTGTGGGATCTTAATATACCTTTTATATTATGCAGATCTGTTGGATTTTTAGGATCTTTTAGAATACAAATGAATGAACATACTATTATTGAAACTCATCCTGAAAATGAGCAAATTGATCTACGTCTGGATGTACCATTTCCAGTTCTTGCTGAATATTTAGATGCTTTCAACATTGATACTGTTGATTTAAAAGATCATGGTCACATCCCATggattgttattttatacaaagcaGTACAAAAATGGCAAACAACTAATCAAAATAGATGGCCTATGAGCAGAAAAGAGAAAAATGAAATTAAGGATATAATACAAGACTTTTTTAGAAAAGATGAAAATGGTATGCCTATTgaagaagaaaattttaatgaagctttaAGAGCAGTTAATACTGCATTAGTACCAACGTTTTTACCTGTAAAAATTCAAGATCTCATTTATAGTAGCTCTGctattaatttaactaaagaAAGTTCACCATTTTGGATAATGTGTTCTGCCCTAAAGGCTTTTGTTGAAGCTGAAGGAAAAGGTAAGCTACCCCTAAGAGGTGTTCTTCCGGATATGACAACATCAACAGATCATTATGTTAAACTTCAAAGTATGTATCGTGCACAGGCGGCTATGGAAGctgaaataatttataggaAGGTGCAGGAAATAGTTGCACAACTACATTGTGATAGTATCAGTGAAGCAGATGTGAAATTGTTCTGTAGACATGCCCATGATTTACATTTAATGAAGGGATCAAACATAGCTGAAGAATATAGATTGGGAAATGCTATAGCATCATACATAGCAAGATATTTGGAAGAACCGGATGTTATGATGGTCCACTATATTCTTTTAAGATCGGCTGAAAAGTTTCAATCAGAACACTGTCGTGCTCCTGGAGAGTGGGAACCAGAGGGAGACATTGCTAAGCTGAAAACATGTGTTACTAAGCTGCTTAGTGATATATCTTGTACACCATTTCCTAAGGATGATCACATTCATGAGATGTGTAGATATGGTGGAGCAGAAATTCATAGTGTTTCAGCTTTTCTTGGAGGATGTATTGCACATGAAGctattaaaatagttacaaaGCAATATAAACCTGTTAATAACACTTTTATCTATGATGGTGCTTCAACTAATACAGCTACATTCACATTTTAA
- the LOC124535574 gene encoding N-alpha-acetyltransferase 30-like, which produces MSQLAEENLQNINCSQKNASMKNKSKKAKDPPETNDETKKWNEDKLSEALVNTLHINNLNSNLTNGTSDHSKDSVNVLNVEPIIAQDAAPSEVKMNVNSVQCSDVNTRQRHENASLNKVRCSGVDEIESFEKSSSPQEHSEKIEIISYESELQMPEIMRLIQKDLSEPYSIYTYRYFIHNWPKLCFLASHEGKCIGAIVCKLDMHRNNVKRGYIAMLAVDEKYRKRKIGSRLVQKAIRAMIDDNADEVVLETEITNKPALKLYENLGFVRDKRLFRYYLNGVDALRLKLWLR; this is translated from the exons ATGAGTCAACTCGCCGAAGAAAATTTACAGAATATCAATTGCAGTCAGAAAAATgcaagtatgaaaaataaaagtaaaaaggccAAAGATCCTCCGGAAACGAATGATGAAACAAAAAAGTGGAATGAGGACAAATTAAGTGAAGCATTAGTTAATACTCTTCATATTAACAATCTTAATAGTAACTTAACTAATGGTACGAGTGACCATTCTAAAGATAGTGTCaatgttttaaatgtagaaCCTATAATAGCACAAGACGCAGCACCTAGTGAAGTCAAGATGAATGTAAATAGTGTACAGTGTAGTGATGTGAATACTAGACAGCGTCACGAAAATGCCTCCTTAAACAAGGTCAGATGTAGTGGAGTAGACGAAATTGAAAGCTTTGAAAAATCGTCATCTCCCCAAGAACATTctgaaaaaattgaaataatatcttaCGAATCTGAATTACAAATGCCAGAAATTATGAGACTTATACAGAAGGATTTGTCTGAACCTtattctatctatacatatagataTTTCATTCACAACTGGCCTAAACTCTGCTTCTTGGCTAGTCACGAAGGAAAATGTATTGGTGCCATTGTTTGTAAGTTAGATATGCATCGAAATAACGTCAAAAGAGGATACATAGCCATGCTGGCAGTAGATGAGAAATATAGGAAAAGGAAGATAGGTTCTAGATTAGTACAGAAAGCAATAAGG GCAATGATAGATGACAATGCAGATGAAGTTGTTTTAGAAACAGAAATCACAAATAAACCAGCACTTAAACTTTATGAAAACTTAGGCTTTGTGAGAGACAAACGCTTATTTAGATACTATCTAAATGGAGTAGATGCATTGCGGTTGAAGTTGTGGCTAAGGTGA